One part of the Aspergillus luchuensis IFO 4308 DNA, chromosome 5, nearly complete sequence genome encodes these proteins:
- the YEA4 gene encoding putative UPD-GlcNAc transporter (Mnn2-2) (COG:G;~EggNog:ENOG410PIRD;~InterPro:IPR013657;~TransMembrane:5 (n17-28c33/34o49-68i88-107o180-203i215-237o243-261i);~go_process: GO:0055085 - transmembrane transport [Evidence IEA]), giving the protein MIIGYLFNAKRYSRGQILAVLMLTLGVVTAALADAKAKGQSMNVESTSATTTLVGFTILALAMILSAFQGIYADRLYAKYGRDHWKEALFYSHTLSLPLFLPAYAQLVSQWRMLFSTYPPTSGPEILGMTGMGPLSHASSAGLEGISSSEESCEGWRFASIPGGISRQIPILKDIFQLHSIFTCVPTRVIYLLINALTQYLCIRGVHRLSAKSSSLTVTVVLNVRKLVSLLLSIYLFGNALSPGVLIGALFVFIGGALYGIEGARPKVKTAKND; this is encoded by the coding sequence ATGATCATCGGCTACTTGTTCAATGCTAAGAGATATTCGCGAGGGCAAATACTCGCGGTTCTAATGCTTACTTTGGGTGTTGTCACTGCTGCTTTAGCAGATGCCAAGGCTAAAGGCCAGTCTATGAATGTTGAAAGCACTTCTGCAACCACGACATTGGTTGGGTTCACCATCCTTGCTCTAGCGATGATACTCTCGGCTTTCCAAGGGATATATGCGGACAGGCTCTACGCAAAGTACGGCCGAGACCACTGGAAAGAAGCTCTGTTCTACTCTCACACCCTATCACTGCCGCTATTTTTACCCGCTTATGCACAACTTGTGAGCCAGTGGCGGATGCTTTTCTCGACATATCCCCCAACTTCTGGGCCTGAGATTTTGGGCATGACCGGAATGGGTCCTCTGAGCCATGCATCATCGGCCGGTCTTGAAGGCATCAGTTCCTCGGAAGAGTCGTGCGAGGGATGGCGTTTTGCGTCAATACCCGGCGGTATATCACGGCAGATCCCGATTCTGAAGGATATTTTTCAATTGCACTCAATATTCACGTGTGTCCCGACACGTGTAATCTACCTTCTGATTAATGCGCTGACGCAGTACTTGTGCATACGAGGAGTCCATCGCCTCTCCGCAAAGTCATCTTCTTTAACAGTCACCGTTGTTCTTAATGTTCGGAAGcttgtttctcttctcctctccatctatcTGTTTGGGAATGCCCTTTCACCAGGTGTGCTCATAGGCGCGTTGTTTGTGTTCATAGGCGGCGCCTTATATGGCATTGAGGGTGCGCGCCCCAAGGTTAAAACTGCTAAAAACGATTAA